A window from Malania oleifera isolate guangnan ecotype guangnan chromosome 7, ASM2987363v1, whole genome shotgun sequence encodes these proteins:
- the LOC131160951 gene encoding uncharacterized protein LOC131160951, translating to MAEAWVKKTKRILEIIHYIDKQRVLYATFQLSGEARRWWTTVSLLEKQSVRPTEMTWSCFKEVFFKRYLPASTRDANADEFSILIHGDMMVQGYAAWYIEISRFALCLISNEYEKARRFEKGLRKDICRLVGMLQIREFSIWLDKAIVIETGIREDEVDQEPKKRPVSSGSHQGSWKKRNDGSGYR from the coding sequence ATGGCGGAGGCTTGGGTCAAGAAGACCAAAAGGATCCTGGAGATCATACACTACATAGATAAGCaaagagtcctctatgctaccttccagctgtctggggaggctaGGCGATGGTGGACTACAGTGAGTCTGCTGGAAAAGCAGAGTGTTAGACCAACAGAGATGACGTGGAGCtgcttcaaggaagtgttctttaagAGATACTTGCCGGCCTCCACACGCGATGCTAATGCGGATGAGTTCTCTATTTTGATACATGGAGatatgatggtgcaggggtatgctgcttggTATATAGAGATATCCCGTTTCGCGCTGTgcttgatctcgaatgagtatgagaaggctcggagATTCGAGAAGGGCCTAAGGAAAGACATctgcagattagtgggtatgctacagatccgtgagttttcgaTTTGGTTGGATAAGGCCATTGTGATCGAGACCGGTAtccgggaggatgaggtggatcaggaaccgaagaagaggccagtttCATCTGGTTCTCatcaaggatcatggaagaagaggaacgaTGGCTCGGGCTACCGCTAG